The Kiritimatiellia bacterium genome has a window encoding:
- the mscL gene encoding large-conductance mechanosensitive channel protein MscL, protein MSWIKEFKQFAMRGNVMDMAIGIIIGAAFGKIVSSLVADVLMPPIGKIMGNVDFSDLFIVLGTGTYPTLAAAKAAGAATLNYGIFINTVIDFTIVAFSIFVLVKGINAMRRREEAKVVPPPPPAPSAEEKLLAEIRDLLKTNKSA, encoded by the coding sequence ATGAGCTGGATCAAGGAGTTCAAGCAGTTCGCGATGCGCGGCAACGTGATGGATATGGCGATCGGCATAATCATCGGGGCGGCTTTCGGCAAAATCGTTTCCTCGCTGGTTGCGGACGTCCTGATGCCGCCGATCGGGAAAATTATGGGCAATGTGGATTTTTCCGACCTGTTCATAGTGCTGGGCACGGGAACTTATCCAACGCTGGCGGCGGCCAAGGCGGCCGGGGCCGCGACGCTTAACTACGGCATTTTTATCAATACGGTTATAGATTTCACAATCGTGGCGTTCTCCATTTTCGTGCTGGTGAAGGGCATAAACGCCATGCGTCGCCGCGAAGAGGCGAAAGTTGTTCCCCCTCCGCCGCCGGCGCCTTCAGCCGAGGAAAAGCTGCTGGCTGAAATCCGGGACCTGCTGAAAACCAACAAGTCCGCCTGA
- a CDS encoding DUF481 domain-containing protein — translation MLPMHCVRYFRLSFLVGLVASMALAAAVAPAQAPAPAAAAAQAPAKKEGWNSEINAGLNLTRGNSKTLLVNGGILSEYIRNENELRLGLQGAYGESALTGNSASNKTEQTTVQNAKGTADYRRLFSERDYGYANGELMHDAIAGIDYRLIMGPGVGRYFLKSDLQKLSAEAGVAYVRQRREGDINNTVNLRVAQRYEIKFLEKSKLWESVELLPAFNDFSNYFINFEIGAEAPMAKDLSLRIVLQDQYNNRPARDKDKNDVQLIAGVAYKI, via the coding sequence ATGTTGCCTATGCATTGTGTGCGTTATTTCAGGTTGTCGTTCCTGGTTGGCCTCGTGGCTTCCATGGCGCTCGCGGCAGCCGTAGCCCCGGCTCAGGCCCCCGCCCCTGCAGCAGCGGCCGCGCAGGCGCCTGCGAAAAAGGAAGGCTGGAATTCGGAAATTAACGCGGGGCTCAACCTGACCCGCGGCAACAGCAAGACGCTCCTCGTCAATGGAGGGATTTTGTCCGAATATATAAGGAATGAAAACGAACTGCGGCTTGGCCTGCAGGGCGCTTACGGCGAAAGCGCCTTGACCGGGAACAGCGCTTCAAACAAAACGGAGCAGACGACCGTTCAGAATGCCAAGGGCACCGCCGATTACCGGCGTCTGTTCAGCGAGCGTGATTACGGTTACGCCAACGGTGAATTGATGCATGATGCCATCGCCGGTATTGATTACCGCCTGATCATGGGTCCCGGAGTCGGGCGCTATTTCCTGAAGAGCGATCTACAGAAGCTGAGCGCCGAAGCAGGCGTGGCCTACGTGCGCCAGCGGCGGGAGGGCGACATCAACAACACCGTCAACCTGCGCGTGGCCCAGCGCTACGAAATCAAGTTCTTGGAGAAGTCCAAGCTCTGGGAGTCGGTGGAGCTGTTGCCTGCATTCAATGACTTCAGCAACTATTTCATAAATTTTGAAATAGGTGCCGAGGCCCCAATGGCCAAAGATTTGAGCCTGCGGATCGTGCTTCAGGATCAATACAACAACCGGCCCGCCAGGGATAAGGACAAGAATGATGTGCAGCTGATCGCCGGTGTTGCATATAAGATCTAA